One window of the Penaeus vannamei isolate JL-2024 chromosome 31, ASM4276789v1, whole genome shotgun sequence genome contains the following:
- the LOC138867642 gene encoding uncharacterized protein → MTSMSELQRRGLNRQRHKMRAASCKTASASGEPNSRETFHIRASPSTTTPSCHPRCHTTPPTLTRPRAAQLLVFAFPLSFTRLSASPDAVVVSGEGRTPDTQRNEGIFLGTTERSPQQPSHNTTKAQLYSSGHPNPSACQAPSTPPPHVNVSHAIVQISSCTVIVDYRSRPALVHLSCPFLHCPSAPPVLLSTNHAVPSAPPEVPSAPPEVPSAPPEVPSAPPEVPSAPPEAPSAPSVRAHHPPVAPSHSPIHLPEFANLCPQLPSVPRAQHTFLASSIPPCRFHQPCSPFHTPCPPDNLPHLDSTCRIVPPPLQFHTSKTLYPEVTSSRDAFLKRTFKHS, encoded by the exons ATGACTTCGATGAGTGAGCTACAACGACGAGGTTTAAATCGTCAGCGGCACAAAATGCGCGCCGCTTCTTGCAAGACGGCGAGTGCTTCTGGCGAGCCTAATTCTAGGGAGACATTCCACATCCGTGCTTCCCCATCCACCACTACCCCGAGCTGTCACCCTCGCTGTCACACCACACCACCGACACTTACCCGA CCGCGCGCGGCTCAGCTTCTTGTCTtcgccttccccctttccttcactcgtctttctgcctctcctgaCGCGGTGGTTGTCAGCGGCGAGGGCAGAACTCCAGATACAC aaagaaatgaaggtaTATTTCTGGGTACAACGGAACGCTCGCCACAACAACCTTCGCACAACACAACTAAAGCCCAACTGTACTCTTCTGGTCACCCTAATCCTAGCGCATGTCAAGCTCCTTCTACTCCACCACCTCACGTCAATGTATCTCACGCCATTGTACAGATCTCATCTTGTACTGTCATAGTGGACTAC CGTTCCCGACCTGCCCTTGTTCACCTGTCTTGCCCCTTTCTACACTGCCCGTCTGCCCCACCTGTCTTGCTGTCCACCAACCATGCCGTGCCCTCCGCTCCACCTGAAGTGCCCTCCGCTCCACCTGAAGTGCCCTCCGCTCCACCTGAAGTGCCCTCCGCTCCACCTGAAGTGCCCTCCGCTCCACCTGAAGCGCCCTCCGCTCCATCCGTTCGGGCTCACCATCCACCTGTCGCGCCCTCCCATTCCCCAATCCACTTGCCCGAGTTTGCCAATCTATGCCCTCAACTCCCTTCAGTACCTCGTGCTCAACATACCTTTTTAGCGTCTTCTATTCCACCGTGTCGTTTCCACCAGCCGTGTTCTCCATTCCACACGCCGTGCCCTCCAGATAACCTTCCACACCTTGATTCCACTTGTCGCATTGTGCCTCCTCCACTGC AATTTCATACTTCCAAGACCCTATATCCTGAGGTGACGTCATCCAGAGATGCATTCCTGAAGAGAACTTTTAAGCATTCTTAG